The DNA region cacccaagtcttccttaaagcttcttagcttacctgcgaagactttcaaaattaaaattttccgcggttgatacggagtcgtgaatcaaccgaggtcatcagttctaaaatttcttacaatggctcctcggtaaaatttctatcccctcctaaactttatttcttataatgcttgtttatttcttagtgtaatattagtttgaaatttaggaagcgttctaaatttggtgctgggccctctacacctagcattgaccctaggtttcccaccgacgaatttaggattaagtttatgtcaagaAATTatatggccattagaaccaaatgtatagatagatcatttttttctacgctcttgtattccagtctccgaggctataaaccactataggttgcgaaaccttgttgagtgcaccagcccaataaacataagtttatgtgccgaattttacaacaacttagtaaaagtagacgacttctcctataccactagggcagctggcacagatatcacattatctcccactaccattcgtgagtttctagggttacgagagtcaccctgcacctttttatgctatcctcctagggagctaccttttggagatccctactcacatattaccctcgatacgatctattcatatttctttgaggaccagcgtgatcccactgagacccagtttaggtcagttaaccttagaattcaggactacgccctttatagggttctagtgctttgtattctaccgctgaccactcacgacattgccgtgatgcgtccatttcactcctttcttctctatgccctgtgtcataggttagacatagacattagcctacacatcttttccactattatttacgcatctggatacgtgaccaggagacgagtacatatgccttactgtcacattctgacagcttacatgtcctcattgcacattgatgtcaccggaggtgacatccgccacatgaccgagtttgacatcataggagctaggaacttttccctagcaaatatccatatagacgatgagggtaccatgtcctggcgtaggggggcacagcaccagcaggcgggggaggcagagcaagatgagttcatgttggcactatttcctgaggaggctgctcctgccccaccaccacctcgagcaccacacccagcaccccgcactctagctgatcgagtttccggactagagagggctatgtcgagtctccagaacgagagctccgagtttcatcaggccatgcggcgagaggtctccgatcttcgaccagaggtccgacaggaggtctccgacttacgacgagacgtacggtAGGAGCTCTCCGACCtacgccgagatctacgagaggacgatcgggctcgtcacactgagctcctgacactactccggtcgctgggttccggaccacctccctcatcatctcagtagctccgactgtagctctattatgactctagtacagcatgtggcagctctattatgactcttttatctatgtcgaGTTTTTAATCTAATAGACTATTTTACTTCTGActtgattgactataccttaatctaatagatcagtcttttaatcacatttttgaaattctaggcaaactttgatttttcaaatccctactttactagactttcaaaagttggatttggtctaggatttccccctagaaataatgttcccccaggactcagccagagcatctcacaaacacctaggtttaccttgattgtgtttgtaaaacatagaacagtgtgagatgcatagggtacagcctggactcgagaatgcttatttctgtgcatcaatatgagtctgagcgttaaatacgtgacgaaaagtaatcaaatcaagtcttccagccttagtcaaatctaactggatcaattgacttgacttgactaaccaagtgaacactgttgccctctaggcaatcagcaagtagctaaacggttagacagttggtgaaggaaataataggtttaagcatgtctgtacttaagggatctgatacctgatcaaaacaaatctttactcatgcttggactttagggctctgataccttactaaaataaaatggcaagctattaaaaaaaaataaaaaaataaggttatcgcttctcctttgccttaagtattcttgaaatttatttcaaagcaactttttcaaaaactttctccaaattttcaagtgtcctctattctgaaaattttttgttagaaagttatttaagctgaaaccttttcaaaaattcatcaagttaaaaaaaaattttatttaaagctttgaaattttttttttaagttgaaaatcttCCTtggaatttttctttaaaaacctgaatattttctccagaaaatttctgaagctgaaaattttgtttgaaattttttttgaaaacttctgaagttgaaaattttgtctaaaaatttctgaagttaaatttctgtttgaaaatttttctgtgaaaattttggaaactcccaaaacacactaagttaaaaagagttccTCTTGGCAAATCACTTCAAACAAAATCAattgacaaaattttgaaaaatattgctattCTAAAGTGTTACCTtacacttgctccttgcctaagtcaaaatgttttctgctaaaattctgtcttgaaaaattaagtttttcaaaactagctcatttttgatatatgacaaagggggagagtagagaaatttaatgaaaatattttaaagggagcttgtattaagggggagctatgtttatgcttatcttgctatcacgcttatcttgtgtcttgtgcttatacataacagcATATgtcttttacttaacattgaatttcggttgtcattatcaaaaagggggagattgttggtgcgggaagcatccgacgatcgaaccttagttttgataatggcaaaggattcaaagttaagttagtgtgtgatctaaaatgtttgaatgagtgtttcaggaaagtcctagctgcggttaggaagGTGAAagaccctaaggggtggtaaccttaggtcctagggggcggtaatcctaggtgagggaaaaccctaaggggcggtaaccctaggtggagaaaaacccaaggggcggtaaccctaggtcctagggggtgataaccctaggcgaaaagtccagtcagtctggaggactagactggcatcaggtaatctctcctgaggggagtaggtgaggacgcgttccccgtagagggaacagtaggcgtcgggttgacctagggtttccagttgggaatccgaagtcagactcggacagtccgaagactgtcagttattccttactgtgttttatcagattctaacactatcttgcaggggattttgctcggactaacctggttttgcaggtgaggaacctgctggaaaaaggtggtccgggcgcccgggatggatccgggcgcccggagctccaggcgcccggaacaggtccgggcgcccgggaccaagttttatccatgccgtgacttcgccacgtggagcatcctggttggttggccacgtcacactccaggcgcccggaagggatccaggcgcccagaatgtcatataaaaagagggtcgagggtgcagccaaagagCAACgatttctaagctttcttctgtgaagtgctgccaactagacgaccttgaagtgctactactcgacgtcgacaacccaaagctcagattcttcgatcttttgttgtcggtattagttttcttattgcattaattgtaattcaaattgtaatctttccgatattatagtttttgcccaccgaaagcggtcaaggaccgcgggccttcgagtaggagtcgctataggctccgaacgaagtaaaacatctgcgtctgttgtgtttttgcttttactttccgctgcgttgatACTCTGCgttttaaaatcgttaaaatagccataagcgctattcaccccccctctagcgctttcgatccatcagatatatattacaaattagaaactaaactgtaCGCGTGAATCTAATTGCACTGtataaatgttacataaccataaaaaccatttAATCTAATCATCTAAcagaagtgcaaaaagcgttatctatgtaacataaatggtaacctcttgaaacaatatggtggctcttaaaGTCATGAACACGTTAAGGTTTTCACCAACTATAGTAGGAATGGCTGCAGTAATTACCTGAAACAACATAAATATGTTTTTATTTGATTGTATAGTAGGAAGAAAACATTAAGATTTATACTGCTGCTACAGTAGGAAATCATATTGCTACTCACTGTTCTAGTCTATCTATCGCAAGCATCAATAAAAACATCAATCAATATAAGGCGCACAAAATTTGATCTCTTGCATCAAGTTGGTAGATCATACCTCAAAGTCTTTACGAATGATTTTGTCCATGTTGCAAAGGGTTAGGATCTTGAATCTGGTTCTCCAAGTCTTGCTGCCTTGTGTCATCTCCATCTTCAACTCCAGCAAGGTTTCTGGCTTCATTCTGTTGCTGACTCTGATTAAGTTGGACCGAGCGCAAAGTTCTCCTAGCCCTCCATCTTAAATACTCAATGAGCAAAGAGTTCATACTGATTAAAATACCAAACCCAGTAAATGAGGAAAGTAAAATGGAGAACACAGGGCTTACTCCTAGCTGCAGAATCAACAAGGGGATTTTCAACTTCtgtattaaaaattaaacaaaaaatttggGCTACCAAATCCATCTGACGAATCACATCACCTTACCACACTATAGAAAACATGAGCAAAGTGGATCACAAGTGCAAATTGGAACGATGCATAGGCCCAAATGTAGCTCTGGCTCACTGTAAATAAAACACTCAAATTCATGGTTTGACATAAAGCATTGTAAAAAACACAGATTCAGTACAACAATGTGGCAATCACACACAACGCTATTAAGGTTTgttgtatgataaaaaaaaatggataCTGAATATATGAAAGATAATAGAAAATATTGGAAGAACCTGAAATTGCAAAACCATAGGAAGAGAAAGATGAATTACCCATCGTTGAAGCTATCATGGATGCGAGAAGACCTAGaacacaagaaaatggcaaagataCGGCAAGAGCATGGGGACCCAATTCACTAACCTGTTAGAATAAAGTTTTAGTTGAAAGTAAATGTAAACTCATGAGACTAAATTGAACAAGTGTGTTGGAAAtcattaaaaaatcaaaaaataataataatacaaattgTATTTGAAAGTTGAATAATCTTA from Zingiber officinale cultivar Zhangliang chromosome 4B, Zo_v1.1, whole genome shotgun sequence includes:
- the LOC121978306 gene encoding uncharacterized protein LOC121978306; amino-acid sequence: MTNLQTVDGCVECGYCVMRYMKEIIECEDLQLERKFAGWVKNQYYTQTQYDEVRIEWSEFVYSFLKVLQDVPILVMVSMLAYFCFLEQLLVSELGPHALAVSLPFSCVLGLLASMIASTMVSQSYIWAYASFQFALVIHFAHVFYSVLGVSPVFSILLSSFTGFGILISMNSLLIEYLRWRARRTLRSVQLNQSQQQNEARNLAGVEDGDDTRQQDLENQIQDPNPLQHGQNHS